Proteins encoded within one genomic window of Amycolatopsis nigrescens CSC17Ta-90:
- a CDS encoding methyltransferase domain-containing protein — MIAETTSQKAQAYYEQAEALYVSLYGPNFHHGYWPSPDDGTTYEQALENLTDQIINRVGAGARDRVLDVGCGIGGPAIRLARTTGAQVVGISNVATQIEQATASASAENMAEQVSFEQADALGLPFPDESFDAAIAIESLIHMDRDPALREVARVLRPGGVFTAADFCLNAPVTPARQQVLDRYRDLDTLSSFHLFDDFPPMLRRAGLEPLELLDASSHVEKSVKMWWERTEADLENLTNQYGEQELSDFIGLFDDVITHGGPEYLFFTARKPTSPRPPQNRP; from the coding sequence ATGATCGCCGAAACCACCTCGCAGAAAGCTCAGGCTTACTACGAGCAGGCCGAAGCCTTGTATGTAAGCCTGTATGGACCGAACTTCCACCACGGCTACTGGCCGTCTCCCGACGACGGCACGACCTACGAGCAAGCGCTGGAAAATCTGACCGACCAGATCATCAACCGGGTCGGGGCGGGCGCGCGGGACCGGGTGCTCGACGTCGGCTGTGGTATCGGCGGACCGGCGATCCGACTCGCCCGCACAACGGGGGCGCAGGTGGTCGGTATCTCGAACGTCGCCACGCAGATCGAGCAAGCCACCGCCAGCGCAAGCGCTGAGAACATGGCCGAACAGGTCAGCTTCGAGCAGGCCGACGCACTGGGGTTGCCGTTCCCCGACGAGTCATTCGACGCGGCCATCGCCATCGAATCGTTGATCCACATGGACCGCGACCCGGCCTTGCGTGAAGTCGCCCGCGTCCTTCGCCCCGGTGGCGTCTTCACCGCCGCCGACTTCTGCCTCAACGCCCCCGTCACCCCCGCGCGCCAACAGGTGCTCGACCGATACCGCGATCTTGATACGCTCAGCTCGTTCCACCTGTTCGACGATTTCCCGCCGATGCTCCGCCGCGCCGGCTTGGAGCCCCTCGAACTCCTCGACGCCAGCAGCCACGTCGAGAAGTCCGTCAAAATGTGGTGGGAGCGAACCGAAGCCGACCTCGAGAACCTGACGAACCAATACGGCGAGCAGGAACTGTCGGACTTCATCGGCCTTTTCGACGACGTCATCACCCACGGCGGACCCGAATATTTGTTCTTCACCGCCCGCAAGCCCACCAGTCCGCGCCCACCGCAGAACCGACCATGA
- a CDS encoding CGNR zinc finger domain-containing protein, which produces MTAHAPSAPGSLELVRRFVNTRDFEAGTGRRASPQALTDWLRHESLLPGTASASAEDLESAVRLQESLRKAIAANHNGAPTPPHARKVINAAAEHAQLTVELDEDGGWSLTPHATGIAAALGSIVSEVVRAMATKEWSRLKVCVNDTCQQAFYDHSRSRSGRWCSMQTCGNQSKQKTWRSRRSPGKESYHDKYGKPVRGNSPQ; this is translated from the coding sequence GTGACTGCGCACGCGCCGTCCGCTCCCGGCTCGCTTGAGCTAGTGCGCCGGTTCGTGAACACCCGCGACTTCGAAGCCGGCACCGGCCGGCGAGCGTCACCGCAGGCACTGACTGACTGGCTGCGTCACGAGTCACTGCTGCCAGGCACGGCATCGGCTTCGGCAGAGGACTTGGAGTCCGCCGTGCGGCTGCAGGAGTCATTGCGGAAAGCAATAGCAGCCAACCACAACGGTGCACCGACGCCGCCGCACGCAAGAAAGGTGATCAACGCCGCCGCTGAACACGCGCAGCTAACGGTCGAACTCGACGAGGACGGCGGCTGGTCGCTGACACCCCACGCAACCGGGATCGCGGCCGCCTTGGGCAGCATCGTCTCCGAGGTGGTCCGTGCGATGGCGACCAAGGAGTGGAGCAGGCTCAAGGTGTGCGTGAACGACACGTGCCAGCAAGCCTTCTATGATCACTCCCGCAGCCGGTCGGGTCGCTGGTGTTCGATGCAGACCTGCGGCAATCAGTCCAAGCAGAAGACCTGGCGCAGCCGCCGCTCGCCAGGCAAAGAAAGCTACCACGACAAATACGGAAAACCGGTCCGCGGAAATAGCCCCCAGTGA
- a CDS encoding FAD-dependent oxidoreductase, which translates to MIQHAIVAGGGIAGHAAALALSRAGIAVTVLEQRPAGEGTGSFLRLNPNGLDALAALGVLEPVTATSFPVRQLERRSLDGEVLLQRALTDPLPDRGLVARFTTWANLSGALRDEAVRRGATVRHGARVTGAEVTGDGVRALLADGGHLEGDLLIGADGTRSTLRGVVDPAAPEPEYRGSHTVYGYTPGPVAGALPAPAQLRSYLGPAHWLAHLDDPDTGEIWWFTNVKTAEPLPDPGPSTDDWRTELLQHWSDGDAPAAIISAATRIRAADDKALAHLPRWHTDRLVLIGDAAHTAPPATEQGASMAIEDAAVLGQCLRDLDLPRALDRFERERRERVETIIALATGRRTATEGPEWSYRHHIEWDSKIT; encoded by the coding sequence ATGATTCAGCACGCCATCGTGGCGGGCGGCGGTATCGCCGGCCACGCCGCGGCGCTCGCACTGTCGCGGGCCGGGATCGCGGTCACCGTGCTCGAACAGCGCCCAGCCGGCGAAGGCACGGGCTCGTTCCTGCGGCTCAACCCCAACGGCCTCGACGCACTGGCCGCACTCGGTGTGCTCGAACCGGTGACCGCCACCTCGTTCCCGGTGCGCCAGCTCGAGCGGCGGTCGCTGGACGGCGAGGTCCTGCTGCAGCGCGCGCTCACCGACCCGTTGCCCGATCGCGGCCTCGTCGCCCGGTTCACCACCTGGGCCAACCTGTCCGGTGCCCTGCGCGACGAAGCCGTCCGCAGGGGAGCCACCGTCCGCCACGGTGCTCGCGTCACCGGCGCCGAGGTCACCGGCGACGGCGTGCGGGCACTGCTCGCGGACGGCGGCCACCTCGAAGGCGACCTGCTGATCGGCGCCGACGGCACCCGGTCCACCCTCCGCGGCGTGGTCGACCCGGCCGCGCCAGAACCGGAGTATCGCGGCTCCCACACCGTCTACGGGTACACCCCCGGCCCGGTCGCGGGCGCCCTCCCCGCGCCGGCCCAGCTGCGGAGCTACCTCGGCCCGGCGCACTGGCTGGCCCACCTCGACGACCCGGACACCGGTGAGATCTGGTGGTTCACCAACGTCAAGACCGCCGAACCGCTGCCCGATCCCGGTCCCAGCACCGACGACTGGCGCACCGAGCTGCTCCAGCACTGGAGCGATGGCGACGCCCCGGCGGCCATCATCTCCGCGGCCACCCGGATCCGGGCCGCGGACGACAAGGCGCTCGCGCACCTCCCCCGCTGGCACACCGACCGGCTCGTGCTGATCGGCGACGCCGCGCACACCGCGCCGCCGGCGACCGAGCAGGGTGCCTCGATGGCCATCGAGGACGCCGCGGTGCTTGGCCAGTGCCTGCGCGACCTCGACCTGCCCCGCGCACTGGACCGGTTCGAGCGGGAACGCCGCGAGCGGGTCGAGACGATCATCGCGCTGGCCACCGGCCGCCGCACCGCGACCGAAGGTCCCGAGTGGAGCTACCGCCACCACATCGAATGGGACAGCAAGATCACCTAG
- a CDS encoding DMT family transporter has product MLSHSRAGLWWGLLGVAAFSFTVPFTRVAVESGGMSPLFIGSGRAVVAALLAAAALVITKQRLPHGVQWGRLAIVAGGVVVGFPVLTSFALTTAPASHGAVVIALLPAATAVTAVLRGHERPPRSFWVMAAVGAVAAVGFAALQGGGLSGLHWSDLLLFGAVLAAAIGYAEGGLLARELGAWQTVSWALVLAAPLMMVLTGVSMVRQPPSGTPVEWAAFGYLAVVSMFLGFFAWYRGLAIGPMVRVSQVQLFQPVLGICWAALFLRERLDWPTILGGVAVIVCAGIAVRARFGQHSGEHTR; this is encoded by the coding sequence GTGCTATCCCACTCCCGTGCCGGTCTCTGGTGGGGGCTGCTCGGGGTCGCGGCGTTCTCCTTCACCGTCCCGTTCACCCGCGTCGCCGTCGAAAGCGGTGGGATGTCACCGCTTTTCATCGGCTCCGGCCGTGCGGTCGTCGCCGCGCTGCTCGCGGCCGCGGCACTGGTGATCACCAAGCAGCGGCTGCCCCACGGCGTCCAGTGGGGCCGGTTGGCGATCGTCGCCGGTGGCGTGGTGGTGGGCTTCCCAGTGCTGACGTCCTTCGCCCTCACCACCGCGCCGGCCAGCCACGGTGCCGTGGTGATCGCCCTGCTGCCCGCCGCGACCGCGGTGACAGCCGTGCTCCGCGGGCACGAGCGACCGCCGAGGTCGTTCTGGGTCATGGCGGCCGTGGGCGCGGTCGCCGCCGTGGGGTTCGCCGCGTTGCAGGGCGGCGGGCTCAGCGGACTGCACTGGTCCGACCTGCTGCTGTTCGGCGCCGTGCTCGCGGCCGCGATCGGCTACGCGGAAGGCGGGCTGCTGGCCCGCGAACTCGGTGCCTGGCAGACGGTGTCCTGGGCGCTCGTGCTCGCCGCACCGCTGATGATGGTGCTCACCGGTGTTTCGATGGTCCGGCAGCCGCCGAGCGGCACCCCGGTCGAGTGGGCCGCGTTCGGCTACCTGGCCGTGGTGAGCATGTTCCTCGGATTCTTCGCCTGGTACCGCGGACTGGCGATCGGACCGATGGTGCGGGTCAGCCAGGTCCAGCTCTTCCAGCCCGTGCTTGGCATCTGTTGGGCGGCGCTGTTCCTGCGCGAACGGCTTGACTGGCCGACGATCCTCGGCGGCGTCGCGGTGATCGTCTGCGCCGGAATCGCCGTCCGCGCGAGGTTCGGGCAGCACTCGGGCGAGCACACTAGGTGA
- a CDS encoding PLP-dependent aminotransferase family protein, producing the protein MFDDSSSRIVAGLREWIAGAPPGARLPSTRALVARYEASPVTVQKALRTLTAQGMVESRPGVGTFVRAVRVARPHDYGWQTAALGASNHRIPRLPAALQPVPNDVIALHSGYPDRELLPERLVRAAFGRAARTGALMGRPPPAGLPELQSWFAAELASATPAGVTPTAARDVVIIPGSQCGLSTAFRALVGAGRPLLMESPTYWGAILAAAQVGVQVIPVPSGFDGPDPDALARAFEQSGARAFYAQPSFAGPTGALWTPELAERVLDTVRRHGAFLIEDDSAHDFGMTADPRPVAAQDDGGHVVYLRSLSKSVSPAVRVAGLIVRGPARERILADAQAESMYVSGVLQAVALDVVSQPAWGTHLRRLRHQLKVRRDLLLASLREHAPGAQPEAVPRGGLNLWVRLPDATDLGRVVRECKSAGVIIGAGDEWFPAEPTGQFVRLVYAGPDPGSFPEGARVIGKALAKDNQS; encoded by the coding sequence ATGTTTGACGATAGCAGCTCGCGGATTGTGGCGGGGCTTCGCGAGTGGATCGCGGGCGCTCCACCGGGTGCGCGACTCCCATCGACGCGGGCGCTGGTGGCCCGGTACGAGGCGAGCCCGGTCACCGTGCAGAAGGCGCTGCGGACGTTGACCGCGCAGGGCATGGTGGAGAGCCGGCCAGGGGTGGGCACGTTCGTGCGCGCGGTCCGGGTCGCCCGCCCGCACGACTACGGCTGGCAGACGGCGGCGCTCGGCGCGTCGAACCATCGGATTCCGCGGCTGCCGGCGGCCTTGCAGCCCGTCCCGAACGACGTGATCGCGCTGCACTCGGGGTATCCCGACCGGGAGCTGCTGCCGGAACGCCTTGTCCGCGCGGCATTCGGCAGGGCGGCTCGCACCGGGGCGCTGATGGGCAGGCCCCCGCCGGCGGGGCTGCCGGAGCTGCAGTCCTGGTTCGCGGCGGAACTGGCGTCGGCTACCCCCGCCGGAGTCACCCCGACCGCCGCCCGTGACGTGGTGATCATCCCGGGCAGCCAGTGCGGGCTGAGCACCGCTTTCCGCGCTCTCGTCGGGGCCGGCCGGCCGCTGCTGATGGAGTCGCCGACCTACTGGGGTGCGATTCTGGCCGCGGCACAGGTCGGCGTGCAGGTCATCCCGGTGCCCAGCGGGTTCGACGGTCCCGACCCCGACGCGCTGGCGCGCGCGTTCGAGCAGTCCGGGGCGCGTGCCTTCTACGCCCAGCCGAGCTTCGCCGGCCCGACCGGGGCGCTGTGGACGCCGGAGCTGGCCGAGCGGGTCCTGGACACGGTCCGGCGGCACGGCGCGTTCCTGATCGAAGACGACTCGGCGCACGACTTCGGCATGACCGCGGACCCGCGCCCGGTGGCCGCTCAGGACGACGGCGGGCACGTGGTCTACCTCCGCTCGCTGAGCAAAAGCGTCTCGCCCGCCGTCCGGGTCGCCGGCCTGATCGTCCGCGGCCCGGCGCGCGAACGGATCCTCGCGGACGCGCAGGCGGAGTCCATGTACGTCAGCGGTGTCCTGCAAGCGGTCGCGCTCGACGTGGTCAGCCAGCCTGCCTGGGGAACCCACCTGCGCCGGCTCCGCCACCAGCTCAAGGTCCGCCGGGACCTGCTCCTCGCGAGCCTCCGCGAGCACGCACCCGGCGCGCAGCCCGAAGCCGTGCCGCGGGGCGGGCTGAATCTCTGGGTTCGGCTGCCGGACGCCACGGACCTCGGCCGGGTCGTGCGGGAGTGCAAGTCGGCCGGCGTCATCATCGGCGCGGGGGACGAGTGGTTTCCGGCGGAGCCGACCGGGCAGTTCGTCCGGCTCGTCTACGCGGGCCCCGATCCCGGGTCCTTTCCGGAGGGAGCCCGCGTGATCGGCAAGGCACTCGCGAAGGACAACCAGTCCTGA
- the bla gene encoding class A beta-lactamase, which produces MTALLPLAGCAKGEAPASPPTAAPPAPVPNEHHDQLVELERKFGARLGVYALATGTGAALAYRADERFAFCSTFKGLAAAAVLRRNPPSHLDTVVTYTEDDLLKSAVITRQHVATGMTIRQLCDAAVRYSDGTAGNLLLRDLGGPAELTTYVRGLGDAVTRMDRIEPAITEATPGDPRDTSSPRALGSTYREIVLADALPAEQRAFLRDLLERNTTGAQRIRAGVPREWTVADKTGTGDYGTANDIAVVWPPNAAPLVIAIMSSKAAKDAEYDQTLIAEAAAYVVTALA; this is translated from the coding sequence ATGACGGCGCTGCTGCCGCTGGCCGGCTGCGCGAAGGGCGAAGCTCCCGCTTCCCCTCCCACCGCCGCCCCGCCTGCCCCTGTGCCGAACGAGCACCACGATCAGCTGGTCGAGTTGGAGCGAAAGTTCGGCGCACGCCTTGGCGTCTACGCCTTGGCCACCGGCACCGGCGCGGCTCTCGCCTACCGGGCGGACGAACGATTCGCGTTCTGCTCGACGTTCAAGGGACTGGCGGCGGCCGCGGTGCTGCGGCGCAACCCACCGTCGCATCTGGACACGGTCGTCACCTACACCGAAGACGATCTGCTGAAGTCCGCCGTCATCACCAGGCAGCACGTGGCCACCGGGATGACGATCCGTCAGCTGTGCGACGCCGCGGTCCGCTACAGCGACGGCACGGCGGGCAACCTCCTGCTCCGCGACCTCGGCGGGCCGGCCGAACTCACCACGTACGTGCGCGGCCTCGGCGACGCGGTCACCAGGATGGACCGGATCGAGCCGGCGATCACCGAAGCCACCCCGGGCGACCCCCGCGACACCAGCTCTCCACGGGCGCTCGGCAGCACGTACCGCGAAATCGTGCTGGCGGACGCGCTACCCGCCGAGCAGCGGGCCTTCCTCCGCGACCTGCTGGAACGCAACACCACCGGCGCCCAGCGCATCCGGGCCGGCGTGCCGCGAGAATGGACCGTGGCGGACAAGACCGGGACCGGCGACTACGGCACGGCCAACGACATCGCCGTGGTGTGGCCGCCGAACGCCGCACCACTGGTCATCGCGATCATGTCCAGCAAGGCCGCCAAGGACGCCGAATACGACCAGACCCTCATCGCCGAAGCCGCCGCCTACGTGGTGACCGCTCTCGCGTGA
- a CDS encoding D-alanyl-D-alanine carboxypeptidase family protein, whose protein sequence is MSSFDPVTTMIAGNRRTVIGVLLALVLAVVVLGLLGATGRATFAYERAAGQAAAILDEVPGPETGPACPLDKRYVDEPPEGLRPDVLDAWHRLRTAAGQQGVRLCVQDSKRSLGQQQREFTDAVRRFGTAELAAKYVLPPEKSMHVKGIAVDVQPLASAAWVERNGQALGWCRRYQNEEWHFEYDPGYATAGCPALLPSATGS, encoded by the coding sequence GTGAGTAGTTTCGATCCGGTGACCACCATGATCGCCGGAAACAGACGCACGGTGATCGGCGTGTTACTCGCACTGGTGCTCGCGGTGGTCGTCCTGGGATTGCTGGGCGCGACCGGCAGGGCGACCTTCGCCTACGAACGCGCCGCCGGGCAGGCGGCGGCGATTCTCGACGAAGTTCCGGGGCCGGAGACCGGGCCGGCCTGCCCGCTCGACAAGCGGTATGTGGACGAGCCACCCGAGGGCCTGCGCCCGGACGTGCTGGACGCCTGGCATCGGCTGCGGACCGCGGCGGGGCAACAGGGGGTCCGGTTGTGCGTGCAGGACAGCAAGCGGAGCCTCGGCCAGCAGCAGCGGGAGTTCACCGACGCCGTGCGCCGGTTCGGCACCGCGGAACTGGCCGCGAAGTACGTCCTGCCGCCGGAGAAGTCCATGCACGTCAAGGGAATCGCGGTGGACGTGCAGCCGCTCGCCTCGGCGGCCTGGGTGGAACGCAACGGGCAGGCGCTCGGCTGGTGCCGCCGTTATCAGAACGAGGAATGGCACTTCGAGTACGACCCCGGCTACGCGACCGCCGGCTGCCCGGCGTTGCTGCCCAGCGCCACCGGAAGCTGA
- a CDS encoding methyltransferase, with the protein MAGTNRRPTPPAGAAGYAPMVTDEQAERIRQWHEKAYRARKTATGGGQTIDYLGRKLVIPPEVMPITPVSHLLGGAVLAEVREHDRVLDMGTGSGVNAILAASRATDVLAVDLNPDAVEAARRNVERNGVADRVEVRHSDVFSAVGGEFDLIVFDPPFRWFAPRDRTETATTDENYRAMTEFFRTARRHLTPAGRMLIFFGTSGDLAYLKHLADEAGFRREVVARHQQDNDGWPVRYFTFRMTPSAPPG; encoded by the coding sequence ATGGCCGGGACGAACCGACGACCCACTCCCCCAGCCGGTGCTGCCGGCTATGCCCCCATGGTCACCGACGAGCAGGCCGAGCGTATCCGCCAGTGGCACGAGAAGGCTTACCGCGCACGGAAAACCGCAACCGGCGGCGGCCAGACGATCGACTATCTCGGCCGGAAGCTGGTGATTCCGCCGGAGGTCATGCCGATCACGCCAGTGTCCCACCTCCTCGGCGGGGCGGTGCTGGCCGAGGTCCGCGAGCACGACCGCGTGCTCGACATGGGCACCGGAAGCGGGGTCAACGCCATCCTGGCGGCCTCGCGGGCCACCGACGTCCTTGCCGTCGATCTCAATCCCGATGCCGTCGAGGCGGCGCGGCGCAACGTCGAACGCAACGGGGTGGCGGACCGGGTCGAGGTCCGCCACAGCGACGTGTTCAGCGCGGTCGGCGGCGAGTTCGACCTGATCGTCTTCGACCCGCCCTTCCGCTGGTTCGCCCCTCGGGACCGGACCGAAACCGCCACCACCGACGAGAACTACCGTGCGATGACCGAGTTCTTCCGCACCGCGAGGCGGCATTTAACCCCGGCCGGCCGGATGCTGATCTTCTTCGGCACGTCGGGCGATCTGGCCTACCTGAAGCACCTCGCCGACGAGGCGGGCTTCCGGCGGGAGGTCGTCGCCAGGCACCAGCAGGACAACGACGGCTGGCCGGTCCGCTACTTCACGTTCCGGATGACCCCGTCAGCACCGCCGGGCTGA
- a CDS encoding FAD-dependent monooxygenase, producing the protein MTEEHVPVLVVGAGPVGLSTAVFLARWGVPALVVDKRDPTLAPPRASVSLRTLELFRAMGLGPALDEVGWRGGPPMRTVFKDSALGTQLRHSGLPPAYSRRLETCSPADARQNLTQRELQQVALRRLSRDGGTVRFGTRLLDFTADEAGVRARVADTDTGAEREITADYLIGADGAGSGVRQRLGITVPDRRVVARLNTAFFRADLGDTLAQWETHLCFVRNEKVYATLFSKNGGDQWSSHIMDYPGKPDELTDLSAEKAVELLHAAIGDDTVPVELHAVNAWEAALGIASAFRVGRVFLAGDAAHVQSSAGGLGMNTGIQDGHNLAWKLAAVLNGQAAPSLLDSYEAERRAAAQASLTLSRRMYEGYRDQPSDPDDLYDAIAVDYLRGMMCYQYRSGAVLADAEPDREDVLDDHAEPGRRFPHHWVESGVSTLDLAGSDWTVFTGLPGTPWLSAAGTVGAEFGVRVRAHRLTEDSGLAPDGAVLVRPDGFVGWRTANLDADPERALRSVFGRILGRTARRA; encoded by the coding sequence ATGACGGAAGAGCACGTGCCGGTGCTGGTGGTCGGGGCGGGGCCGGTGGGCCTGTCTACGGCGGTTTTCCTCGCGCGGTGGGGCGTGCCCGCGCTGGTCGTCGACAAGCGCGATCCGACGCTGGCTCCTCCCCGGGCGAGTGTCAGCCTGCGCACCCTGGAACTGTTCCGCGCGATGGGGCTGGGCCCGGCGCTCGACGAGGTGGGCTGGCGTGGCGGGCCGCCGATGCGGACGGTGTTCAAGGACAGCGCGCTGGGCACCCAGCTCCGGCACAGCGGGCTGCCGCCCGCGTATTCCCGGCGGCTGGAAACCTGCAGCCCGGCCGACGCCCGTCAGAACCTCACCCAGCGGGAGCTGCAGCAGGTGGCGCTGCGGCGGTTGTCCCGGGACGGCGGGACCGTGCGCTTCGGGACCCGGCTGCTCGACTTCACCGCCGACGAGGCCGGGGTGCGCGCCAGGGTGGCGGACACCGATACGGGTGCGGAACGGGAGATCACCGCGGACTACCTGATCGGCGCCGACGGTGCCGGCAGCGGGGTACGGCAGCGGCTGGGCATCACGGTGCCCGACCGTCGGGTGGTGGCCCGGCTGAACACGGCGTTCTTCCGCGCCGATCTCGGCGACACACTGGCCCAATGGGAAACCCATCTCTGCTTCGTGCGCAACGAAAAGGTCTACGCCACCCTCTTTTCGAAGAACGGCGGCGACCAATGGTCCTCGCACATCATGGACTACCCCGGCAAGCCGGACGAGCTGACCGACCTGTCCGCCGAGAAGGCCGTCGAACTCCTGCACGCGGCGATCGGGGACGACACGGTGCCGGTCGAACTGCACGCGGTCAACGCCTGGGAGGCCGCGCTGGGGATCGCGTCGGCGTTCCGGGTGGGCCGGGTGTTCCTGGCCGGTGACGCGGCCCACGTGCAGAGTTCCGCGGGCGGGCTCGGCATGAACACCGGGATCCAGGACGGGCACAACCTTGCCTGGAAGCTCGCCGCGGTGCTCAACGGACAGGCCGCGCCGTCGCTGCTGGACAGCTACGAAGCCGAGCGTCGTGCGGCGGCCCAGGCTTCCCTCACCCTGTCCCGCCGCATGTACGAGGGCTACCGGGATCAGCCTTCGGATCCGGACGACCTGTACGACGCGATCGCGGTCGACTACCTCCGGGGGATGATGTGCTACCAGTACCGTTCCGGCGCGGTGCTCGCCGATGCGGAGCCGGATCGCGAAGACGTACTCGACGACCACGCCGAGCCAGGCCGCCGTTTTCCGCACCACTGGGTGGAATCGGGCGTGTCCACCCTCGATCTGGCCGGCTCGGACTGGACCGTCTTCACCGGCCTACCGGGTACGCCGTGGCTTTCCGCCGCGGGCACCGTCGGCGCCGAGTTCGGTGTTCGGGTGCGAGCGCACCGTCTCACGGAGGATTCCGGGCTCGCACCGGATGGTGCGGTACTGGTCCGCCCGGACGGTTTCGTCGGCTGGCGCACGGCGAACCTCGACGCCGACCCGGAGCGTGCGCTTCGCTCAGTGTTCGGCCGGATCCTCGGCCGGACGGCCCGGCGAGCCTGA
- a CDS encoding MerR family transcriptional regulator, which translates to MSDERYSISQVARRFGVRVSTLRYYDELGLLTPAGRRGNVRFYGRAELARLALIRRLHHGGLVSLADTTALLDDTAAAERPDGRDVLTASVDAIKRQVEELTAAQRLLEHLLTCPRADPIRDCPYLRAELDQAVDTAMAERDQRDYQGSGSSATSSSGADSRHAS; encoded by the coding sequence ATGAGCGATGAGCGTTACTCCATCAGCCAGGTGGCGCGCCGCTTCGGCGTACGGGTGTCCACTTTGCGCTACTACGACGAACTGGGGCTGCTGACACCGGCCGGGCGACGGGGCAATGTGCGGTTCTACGGCCGTGCGGAACTCGCCCGGCTGGCACTGATCCGGCGGCTGCACCACGGTGGCCTGGTCAGCCTGGCCGACACCACCGCACTGCTCGACGACACTGCCGCGGCTGAGCGACCCGACGGACGCGATGTCCTGACCGCGTCCGTCGACGCGATCAAAAGACAGGTCGAAGAACTCACCGCCGCCCAGCGGTTGCTCGAACACCTGCTGACCTGCCCGCGAGCCGATCCGATCCGGGACTGCCCCTACCTGCGCGCCGAACTCGACCAGGCCGTCGACACGGCCATGGCCGAGCGGGATCAACGCGACTACCAGGGCAGTGGCAGCTCCGCGACCAGTTCCTCCGGAGCGGACAGCCGCCATGCCTCGTAG
- a CDS encoding MmcQ/YjbR family DNA-binding protein, with protein MGVRSAEFDRVLDALAEVERAERSEYTSFSVRGKRFGYYWPRTQTVGLKQTLTEQQALVSERPEVFEEQFTAGGFGWVVVQLDGVEADELAELVYEAWRLSAPEELVAELPLPW; from the coding sequence ATGGGTGTGCGAAGTGCCGAGTTCGACCGCGTGCTGGACGCGCTGGCCGAGGTCGAGCGCGCGGAGCGTAGTGAGTACACGTCGTTCAGCGTGCGCGGTAAGCGATTCGGCTACTACTGGCCGCGAACCCAGACCGTCGGCCTGAAGCAGACGCTGACCGAACAGCAGGCGCTGGTGTCCGAACGGCCGGAGGTCTTCGAGGAGCAGTTCACCGCCGGCGGGTTCGGCTGGGTGGTCGTCCAGCTGGACGGGGTCGAGGCCGACGAACTCGCCGAGCTGGTCTACGAGGCATGGCGGCTGTCCGCTCCGGAGGAACTGGTCGCGGAGCTGCCACTGCCCTGGTAG